The following are encoded in a window of Corythoichthys intestinalis isolate RoL2023-P3 chromosome 8, ASM3026506v1, whole genome shotgun sequence genomic DNA:
- the hapstr1b gene encoding HUWE1-associated protein modifying stress responses yields the protein MEERKEEGEAEIQEHGPEHWFSKWERQCLAVAEQSEPLGDEDTEQNQQKLWHLFQNSATAVAQLYKDRECQQQGLSLWVPFQNAATAVTNMYKESTEVRQRSYDLGIQIGYQRRNKEVMAWVKKRRRTIRREDLISFLCGKNPPPRVARAPPRGAMVSASRPPPPETGSSVETDLQPFREAIALHGLSGAMASISVRSTGPPPGSPTHPAVAPSHGRRRNGLHDVDLNTFITEEMALHLDSAANRKRAAAPCADVITDSPTHKRNRML from the exons ATGGAGGAAAGGAAGGAAGAGGGAGAAGCCGAGATCCAGGAACACGGCCCCGAGCACTGGTTTTCAAAGTGGGAGCGCCAGTGTCTAGCCGTCGCCGAACAGAGTGAGCCACTCGGCGACGAAGACACGGAGCAAAACCAGCAAAAGCTGTGGCACCTCTTCCAGAACTCTGCCACGGCGGTGGCGCAGCTCTACAAAG ACAGAGAATGCCAGCAGCAAGGCCTTTCCCTGTGGGTGCCCTTCCAGAATGCAGCCACTGCTGTAACTAACATGTACAAAG AGAGCACTGAGGTCCGCCAGCGCAGCTACGACCTGGGGATTCAGATCGGCTACCAGCGCAGGAACAAGGAAGTCATGGCATGGGTGAAAAAGCGCCGGAGAACTATTAGGCGGGAGGACCTCATCAGCTTCCTTTGTGGCAAGAACCCCCCTCCCAGGGTGGCCAGGGCCCCGCCTCGAGGAGCCATGGTGTCCGCCAGCCGGCCACCCCCGCCCGAGACGGGCAGCTCCGTAGAAACGGATCTACAACCCTTCAGAGAAGCCATTGCCTTGCACG GTCTCAGCGGTGCCATGGCGAGCATCTCCGTACGCTCGACGGGCCCACCGCCCGGCTCGCCAACCCACCCAGCAGTGGCGCCATCCCACGGCCGGCGCCGCAACGGCCTCCACGACGTAGACCTGAATACCTTCATAACCGAGGAGATGGCCCTCCATCTAGATTCGGCCGCCAACCGCAAGCGGGCTGCCGCCCCCTGTGCCGATGTCATCACGGACTCGCCCACGCATAAGCGTAACCGGATGCTCTGA